CATCCGGGATTATTGTGGGTAGAGGTCGAGTCCTCCGCAGTAGAAGAGGATGGCGGTTTTGAAGTTGTCGCGGTTTCGGTATCCGCCGACTCTTCGTTTGATGGCCATGATTTTGCTGTTCATTCCTTCGGCGACGGCGTTTGTGATTCCGTGAGTGCAGTAGCTCACCACATTGGCTAAGCGTTCTTTGATCGTGCGAGCGACTTTCTTCATTGGCTCCAGCTTTGTGTGGATGACTCGCTTGTACCAGTCATTGAAGAACATCGTGGCCTCTGCCGGAGTGTCATGAACCCAGAGGTCTCGCAGCATTTCCTTGTAGGCCCACGCTTTGCCCGTGAGTAACTCTGCCTTCCATGCGGCATCAAAGCGTTCCTGCTGTTTCTCGGTAAGATTCTCCTGGCCTGAAAGCCACAGATACCGAGTTCCCGTCAATCGATCATCGCCTTCGGCGCGAAGCTTCTTCTGCTCCGACCGACGGACCTTGTCGACGGCTTCGGTCGCCAGCTTCATGATGTGAAAGCGGTCGTGCACAATCTTCTGTTCGGCCAATGCAATGTTGCCTTTGGTGCTCTTGACGTATGCGGCACTCATGTCCATCGCAACCGCCTCCACAGACTGCTTTTCACTGTCTGAAAGCTGATCGAAACAGGCATCAGCGGCTGCCGTGTCATGACCATCGGAAATCGCTTCGACAGTGCTCTTGTCCAGATCGTAGATCAGCGTGATGTAGTTGTGTCCTTTTCGAAAGGCTTTCTCGTCGATGCCGATTCGAGGGAGGTTCTTCGATTGTTTGCGATCCTTCCCGCGAGCCACCGCCTTCTGCAGAATGTGCCACGATTCATCCCATGAGATCCCCAGAATGCTGCACGCCCCTTTCACGGTTTGTGTGGCCAGAAGAACGTCGATGGCGAAGCGTTCAAAGAACAATGAGAAGCGGCTGTTCTTTTCCGCCCAGGGAAGCCTGATCTGTTTGACGCCATGATCCGGGCACTTCACGCGAGGCGTGCGGGCATGAAGGATGGTCGCAAATTGCATCGTGTCCAGATGCCGCCATTTGCGAGACTTCGTGTGGTCATAGCACGGCAGCTGCCTGTCGCAATCCGGACAGCAAAAAGTTTCGCCCTCGCCATGTTCGACGAAAACGTCGACCTGTTGAGCTTCCATATCCAGCTGAACGTCCGCCACAAACCACGGCCCCGTCAGTCCCAAAATCTGTTCGTAAAAGTCTGTTCCCTGCATCCCACGAAAACTAACGAATTAACGCCTCACCCA
This DNA window, taken from Fuerstiella marisgermanici, encodes the following:
- a CDS encoding ISL3 family transposase, whose translation is MQGTDFYEQILGLTGPWFVADVQLDMEAQQVDVFVEHGEGETFCCPDCDRQLPCYDHTKSRKWRHLDTMQFATILHARTPRVKCPDHGVKQIRLPWAEKNSRFSLFFERFAIDVLLATQTVKGACSILGISWDESWHILQKAVARGKDRKQSKNLPRIGIDEKAFRKGHNYITLIYDLDKSTVEAISDGHDTAAADACFDQLSDSEKQSVEAVAMDMSAAYVKSTKGNIALAEQKIVHDRFHIMKLATEAVDKVRRSEQKKLRAEGDDRLTGTRYLWLSGQENLTEKQQERFDAAWKAELLTGKAWAYKEMLRDLWVHDTPAEATMFFNDWYKRVIHTKLEPMKKVARTIKERLANVVSYCTHGITNAVAEGMNSKIMAIKRRVGGYRNRDNFKTAILFYCGGLDLYPQ